In a genomic window of Carassius gibelio isolate Cgi1373 ecotype wild population from Czech Republic chromosome A3, carGib1.2-hapl.c, whole genome shotgun sequence:
- the LOC127951329 gene encoding eukaryotic peptide chain release factor GTP-binding subunit ERF3A, with protein sequence MEAIDTAPDSWDQEDDGEAQVDEQLSNAFTTSLNVEAKPFVPNVHAAEFVPTFRQKDSDETVESAGPDTDANVEVSEPEAPPMENGDVEMGADDTWEQKGGEPSKAEAEPGGSPGGDGGQAEEDSPQEEGMEEEEEVVPTPKVIPTQPNAPKKEHVNVVFIGHVDAGKSTIGGQIMYLTGMVDKRTLEKYEKEAKEKNRETWYLSWALDTNQEERDKGKTVEVGRAYFETEKKHFTILDAPGHKSFVPNMIGGASQADLAVLVISARKGEFETGFEKGGQTREHAMLAKTAGVKHLIVLVNKMDDPTVNWSLERYEECKEKLVPFLKKVGFNPRKDVHFMPCSGLTGANLKEPAEYCPWYTGLPFIPHLDSLPNFNRSNDGPVRLPIVDKYKDMGTVVLGKLESGSISKAQQLVMMPNRHTVEVLSLLSDDVETDDAAPGENLKLRLKGIEEEEILPGFILCNAENLCHTGRTFDAQIVIIEHKSIICPGYNAVLHIHTCIEEVQITALICLVDKKTGDKSKTRPRFVKQDQVCIARLRTAGTICLETFKDFPQMGRFTLRDEGKTIAIGKVLKLVAEKD encoded by the exons ATGGAGGCGATAGACACTGCCCCTGATTCCTGGGATCAGGAGGACGATGGCGAGGCCCAGGTCGACGAGCAACTTTCCAATGCTTTTACTACCAGTCTAAACGTGGAGGCCAAGCCGTTTGTCCCCAACGTGCACGCCGCAGAATTCGTCCCGACCTTCCGACAGAAGGACTCCGATGAAACGGTGGAGTCAGCGG GTCCTGATACAGATGCCAATGTGGAAGTATCAGAgcctgagg CTCCGCCCATGGAGAACGGTGATGTGGAGATGGGAGCAGATGACACCTGGGAGCAGAAAGGGGGTGAGCCCAGCAAGGCTGAGGCAGAGCCAGGAGGCAGCCCTGGAGGAGACGGGGGTCAGGCGGAAGAAGACTCCCCTCAAGAGGAAGGaatggaggaggaggaagaagtaGTGCCAACACCTAAAGTAATCCCCACACAGCCAAATGCCCCCAAGAAGGAACATGTTAACGTGGTCTTCATTGGCCATGTCG ATGCTGGCAAGTCAACTATTGGAGGACAAATCAT GTATTTAACAGGAATGGTGGATAAACGAACTCTGGAGAAGTATGAGAAAGAAGCCAAGGAGAAGAACCGGGAAACTTG GTACCTTTCTTGGGCCCTTGACACAAACCAGGAGGAAAGAGACAAAGGAAAAACTGTGGAAGTCGGACGTGCGTACTTTGAGACAGAGAAAAAGCACTTTACCATTCTGGATGCACCAGGCCACAAAAGCTTTGTGCCCAACATGATTGGTGGAGCTTCACAAGCTGACTTGGCAGTGCTG GTAATCTCTGCAAGGAAAGGAGAATTTGAGACGGGCTTCGAGAAAGGAGGCCAGACACGGGAACATGCCATGTTGGCCAAAACTGCTGGAGTCAAGCATTTGATTGTACTTGTAAACAAAATGGATGATCCAACAGTGAACTGGAGTTTGGAGAG GTACGAAGAATGTAAGGAGAAACTTGTTCCATTTTTGAAGAAAGTTGGGTTCAACCCCAGGAAAGATGTTCATTTCATGCCGTGTTCGGGACTTACTGGGGCCAATCTGAAGGAGCCAGCAGAGTACTGCCCTTGGTATAC AGGGTTACCATTCATTCCACATCTGGATAGTTTGCCAAATTTCAACAGATCAAATGATGGACCAGTCAGGTTACCCATAGTAGACAAGTATAAG GACATGGGCACTGTGGTATTGGGGAAATTGGAGTCGGGATCAATCAGCAAAGCTCAGCAACTTGTGATGATGCCCAACAGG CACACTGTAGAGGTGCTGAGTTTGCTTTCTGACGATGTTGAAACCGATGATGCCGCCCCGGGAGAGAACTTGAAGTTGCGACTCAAAGGCATTGAAGAAGAGGAGATCTTGCCAGGCTTCATCCTCTGTAATGCTGAGAACCTTTGCCACACTGGGCGCACCTTTGATGCCCAG ATAGTCATCATTGAACACAAGTCAATCATCTGCCCAGGTTACAACGCAGTTCTTCATATCCACACCTGCATTGAAGAAGTGCAAATTACG GCCTTAATCTGTCTGGTAGACAAAAAGACGGGGGACAAGAGCAAAACACGACCGCGCTTCGTCAAACAAGACCAGGTGTGCATTGCTCGTCTGAGAACAGCTGGGACCATCTGCCTTGAGACCTTCAAAGATTTCCCTCAAATGGGACGTTTCACCTTACGAGATGAAG GGAAAACCATTGCCATTGGAAAAGTGTTGAAACTTGTTGCTGAGAAGGACTGA
- the LOC127951336 gene encoding nuclear distribution protein nudE homolog 1-A-like isoform X1 yields the protein MSDPEPATFASVEQERDYWKEQAAKYQQRAEEAQEELQEFQQMSRDYEEELETELKQCDARYRELLTTSNRLRMELENYKEKYETQHSEAVRQISTLEGDLAETTAIKDQLHKYIRELEQANDDLERAKRATIMSLEDFEQRMNHVIERNAFLENELDEKENLLESVQRLKDEARDLRHELAVQQKQERKTSISLSKDVEKPEATPSRPSSVVTSALPSLHPTPSRPPCSGSAFNTPSASYSRIEGLTGTPLTTSARISALNIVGELLRKVGNLESKLASCRELNIHEKTPRRAAIGQGTPNVSRETPEIPSSTNGLYDKGMVKRLDFGTGPKIMLS from the exons ATGAGTGACCCAGAGCCAGCAACATTTGCATCTGTTGAACAAGAGAGGGACTACTGGAAGGAACAGGCTGCCAAATACCAGCAAAG GGCTGAGGAGGCGCAGGAGGAGCTGCAGGAGTTTCAGCAGATGAGTCGAGACTATGAGGAGGAGCTGGAGACAGAGCTGAAGCAGTGTGATGCCCGTTATCGTGAGCTTCTTACGACCAGCAACAGACTCCGCATGGAATTAGAAAACTACAAG GAGAAGTATGAAACGCAGCACTCTGAAGCAGTCAGGCAGATTTCGACTCTAGAAGGAGACCTGGCAGAGACCACAGCCATCAAAGACCAACTGCACAAGTATATCCGGGAGTTAGAGCAAGCTAACGATGACCTGGAGAGAGCTAAGAG GGCGACTATAATGTCACTTGAGGACTTTGAGCAGAGAATGAATCATGTTATAGAGAGAAATGCCTTCCTTGAGAATGAGCttgatgaaaaagaaaatcttctAGAATCAGTACAGAGATTAAAAGATGAAGCCAGAG ATTTAAGACATGAACTTGCTGTTCAGCAGAAACAGGAGCGCAAGACATCAATCAGCCTTTCTAAAGATGTAGAGAAGCCAGAGGCCACACCCTCCAGACCCTCCTCTGTTGTTACCTCCGCTCTCCCATCGCTCCATCCCACACCCTCCAGACCTCCATGCTCAGGGAGTGCATTTAACACCCCCTCAGCTTCCTACAGCAGAA TTGAAGGCCTAACTGGAACTCCTCTCACCACATCTGCACGTATATCTGCCCTTAACATCGTTGGAGAACTGTTGAGGAAAGTTGGG AACCTTGAATCAAAGCTAGCATCGTGCAGAGAGTTAAACATCCATGAGAAAACACCCAGACGTGCCGCGATTGGCCAGGGTACACCGAACGTTTCACGGGAAACCCCTGAAATCCCATCCAGCACAAATGGCTTGTATGATAAGGG GATGGTGAAAAGGTTGGACTTTGGAACAGGACCCAAGATAATGCT GAGCTGA
- the LOC127951336 gene encoding nuclear distribution protein nudE homolog 1-A-like isoform X2, whose translation MSDPEPATFASVEQERDYWKEQAAKYQQRAEEAQEELQEFQQMSRDYEEELETELKQCDARYRELLTTSNRLRMELENYKEKYETQHSEAVRQISTLEGDLAETTAIKDQLHKYIRELEQANDDLERAKRATIMSLEDFEQRMNHVIERNAFLENELDEKENLLESVQRLKDEARDLRHELAVQQKQERKTSISLSKDVEKPEATPSRPSSVVTSALPSLHPTPSRPPCSGSAFNTPSASYSRIEGLTGTPLTTSARISALNIVGELLRKVGNLESKLASCRELNIHEKTPRRAAIGQGTPNVSRETPEIPSSTNGLYDKGMVKRLDFGTGPKIML comes from the exons ATGAGTGACCCAGAGCCAGCAACATTTGCATCTGTTGAACAAGAGAGGGACTACTGGAAGGAACAGGCTGCCAAATACCAGCAAAG GGCTGAGGAGGCGCAGGAGGAGCTGCAGGAGTTTCAGCAGATGAGTCGAGACTATGAGGAGGAGCTGGAGACAGAGCTGAAGCAGTGTGATGCCCGTTATCGTGAGCTTCTTACGACCAGCAACAGACTCCGCATGGAATTAGAAAACTACAAG GAGAAGTATGAAACGCAGCACTCTGAAGCAGTCAGGCAGATTTCGACTCTAGAAGGAGACCTGGCAGAGACCACAGCCATCAAAGACCAACTGCACAAGTATATCCGGGAGTTAGAGCAAGCTAACGATGACCTGGAGAGAGCTAAGAG GGCGACTATAATGTCACTTGAGGACTTTGAGCAGAGAATGAATCATGTTATAGAGAGAAATGCCTTCCTTGAGAATGAGCttgatgaaaaagaaaatcttctAGAATCAGTACAGAGATTAAAAGATGAAGCCAGAG ATTTAAGACATGAACTTGCTGTTCAGCAGAAACAGGAGCGCAAGACATCAATCAGCCTTTCTAAAGATGTAGAGAAGCCAGAGGCCACACCCTCCAGACCCTCCTCTGTTGTTACCTCCGCTCTCCCATCGCTCCATCCCACACCCTCCAGACCTCCATGCTCAGGGAGTGCATTTAACACCCCCTCAGCTTCCTACAGCAGAA TTGAAGGCCTAACTGGAACTCCTCTCACCACATCTGCACGTATATCTGCCCTTAACATCGTTGGAGAACTGTTGAGGAAAGTTGGG AACCTTGAATCAAAGCTAGCATCGTGCAGAGAGTTAAACATCCATGAGAAAACACCCAGACGTGCCGCGATTGGCCAGGGTACACCGAACGTTTCACGGGAAACCCCTGAAATCCCATCCAGCACAAATGGCTTGTATGATAAGGG GATGGTGAAAAGGTTGGACTTTGGAACAGGACCCAAGATAATGCTGTGA